In Chengkuizengella sediminis, a single window of DNA contains:
- the tnpA gene encoding IS200/IS605 family transposase has product MVGVYKGRGYIYSIQYHIVWCVKYRHRVIEGNIDDRLKEIIHKIANDNDFTIEEIETDKDHIHLLIACSPQHFIPNMMKALKGVSARMLMKEYGNELKQKLWGGHLWNPSYFIATVSENTEEQIRNYIQSQKQK; this is encoded by the coding sequence ATGGTAGGAGTGTATAAAGGCAGAGGATACATCTACTCAATCCAATATCATATTGTTTGGTGCGTCAAATATCGACACAGAGTAATCGAAGGAAATATAGATGATCGATTAAAAGAAATCATACATAAAATAGCCAATGATAATGATTTTACTATAGAAGAAATAGAAACAGATAAAGATCATATCCACTTACTAATCGCTTGTTCACCACAACATTTTATTCCTAACATGATGAAAGCTTTAAAGGGTGTTAGTGCTAGAATGCTTATGAAAGAATATGGAAATGAATTAAAGCAGAAGTTGTGGGGAGGACATTTATGGAATCCTTCATATTTCATCGCAACGGTTAGTGAAAACACTGAAGAACAAATAAGAAATTATATCCAAAGTCAAAAACAAAAATAG
- a CDS encoding putative holin-like toxin, with product MKVHEALSLMLRFGIFILTLLSFIVVLITVIK from the coding sequence ATGAAAGTACACGAAGCATTATCTTTAATGCTTAGATTTGGGATATTTATCCTGACGTTACTTTCTTTTATTGTGGTATTAATCACCGTAATAAAATAG
- the tnpB gene encoding IS200/IS605 family element RNA-guided endonuclease TnpB, with the protein MFKAYRYRLIPNDEQKVQLAKTFGCCRFVYNQILARKIDLYKNSRKSISKTDCNNYCNRELKNEFIWLKEVDKFALTNAIYDLDTAYQNFFREIKNGNKNQGLPKFKSKRNRYYSYKTNFTNNNIKVDFENNRVQLPKLKWISCKLHRQFDGVIQSATIKQYPSGKYFISILVDTDIRELPKNNNIIAFDLGVKEFLVDSNDKHIDNPKTIYKYEQKLAKLQRQFAKKQKGSNNWNKHRIKVARLHEKIANIRIDFLNRLSSQIINDNQVIISEDLNIKGMLKDSKLAKSISDVSWGEFTRQLEYKADWYGRTYHKIDRWFASSQTCSSCEHKNKSVKLLTIRKWECDKCKTIHQRDENASINILNKGLKELGLFAYR; encoded by the coding sequence ATGTTTAAAGCCTATAGATATCGCCTTATTCCTAATGATGAACAAAAAGTACAACTGGCTAAAACATTTGGATGTTGTAGATTTGTTTATAATCAAATACTAGCCAGAAAGATAGATTTATATAAAAATAGTCGAAAATCGATTAGCAAAACGGATTGCAACAACTACTGCAATAGAGAATTAAAAAACGAATTTATATGGCTTAAAGAAGTGGATAAATTCGCCTTAACCAACGCTATTTATGACTTAGATACAGCTTATCAGAATTTTTTCCGTGAAATCAAAAATGGGAATAAAAATCAGGGACTTCCTAAATTTAAATCCAAAAGAAATCGTTATTATTCTTACAAAACGAATTTCACAAATAATAACATAAAAGTAGATTTCGAGAATAATAGAGTACAGTTGCCTAAACTAAAATGGATATCCTGTAAACTACACAGACAATTCGATGGCGTGATTCAATCAGCTACTATAAAACAATACCCTAGTGGCAAGTATTTTATAAGCATATTGGTTGATACAGACATCAGAGAATTACCAAAAAATAATAACATCATTGCGTTTGATTTAGGAGTTAAAGAGTTCTTAGTGGATAGTAATGATAAGCATATAGACAATCCTAAAACAATATATAAATATGAACAGAAACTAGCTAAGTTGCAAAGGCAATTTGCTAAAAAACAAAAAGGAAGCAACAACTGGAATAAACACAGAATTAAAGTAGCAAGACTTCATGAAAAAATCGCTAACATTAGAATAGATTTCTTAAATAGGTTATCTTCACAAATTATTAATGATAACCAAGTGATAATAAGTGAGGACTTAAATATTAAAGGAATGCTAAAAGATTCTAAATTAGCAAAATCGATTAGCGATGTATCGTGGGGTGAATTTACAAGGCAGTTAGAATATAAGGCAGATTGGTATGGAAGAACTTATCATAAAATAGATCGATGGTTTGCAAGTAGTCAAACATGCTCATCCTGTGAACATAAGAATAAAAGTGTTAAGCTGTTGACGATCAGAAAATGGGAATGTGATAAGTGCAAAACAATTCATCAAAGAGATGAAAATGCAAGTATAAATATTCTCAATAAAGGTTTAAAAGAATTAGGGTTATTCGCATATAGATAA